The proteins below come from a single Salinilacihabitans rarus genomic window:
- a CDS encoding pyridoxal-phosphate dependent enzyme produces the protein MPSDLTCPECGIVYESGPDEPWRCNCGHALEFTERPHPNGDPLSLSQLDTHEGLWTFFEFLPIEKRVSFHEGFTPLVDAPEWDARFKLEYVFPTGSFKDRGATTTLSRALELGVEKVIEDSSGNAGAAIATYAARAGLEADIYVPADVKQSKLMAIQRAGARPVRVEGAREDVTAACADAVESGEGWYASHAWNPAFFAGTMTFAFEVAAQREWSVPDAVVLPLGHGTLFLGAYRGFSLLNEAGIVDGMPRLLGAQAAGYAPIVGALGGEATVEDGPNEIADGIQITEPARGTQILDALEATDGEVIALGPDPVESALDRLHRGGFYVEPTAAVAPAALRRYREEGVVDDDEDVVVPLTGSGLKTL, from the coding sequence ATGCCATCCGATCTCACCTGTCCCGAGTGTGGAATCGTCTACGAATCCGGCCCGGACGAGCCGTGGCGCTGTAACTGCGGGCACGCCCTCGAGTTCACCGAGCGCCCCCACCCCAACGGGGACCCGCTGTCGCTATCGCAACTCGACACCCACGAGGGGCTCTGGACGTTCTTCGAGTTCCTCCCGATCGAGAAGCGCGTCTCCTTCCACGAGGGGTTTACCCCGCTGGTCGACGCGCCGGAGTGGGACGCCCGGTTCAAACTGGAGTACGTCTTCCCGACGGGGTCGTTCAAGGACCGCGGCGCGACGACGACGCTCTCGCGGGCGCTCGAACTCGGCGTCGAGAAGGTCATCGAGGACTCCTCGGGCAACGCGGGCGCCGCCATCGCGACCTACGCCGCCCGGGCGGGCCTCGAAGCCGACATCTACGTCCCCGCGGACGTCAAGCAGTCGAAACTGATGGCGATCCAGCGGGCGGGCGCCCGCCCCGTCCGCGTCGAGGGCGCCCGCGAGGACGTCACGGCCGCCTGCGCCGACGCCGTCGAGTCCGGCGAGGGCTGGTACGCCTCCCACGCCTGGAACCCCGCCTTTTTCGCCGGCACGATGACGTTCGCCTTCGAGGTGGCCGCCCAGCGCGAGTGGTCGGTCCCCGACGCGGTCGTCCTCCCGCTTGGCCACGGGACGCTCTTTCTCGGCGCCTACCGCGGCTTCTCGCTGCTCAACGAGGCCGGCATCGTCGACGGGATGCCCCGCCTGCTGGGCGCTCAGGCCGCGGGCTACGCCCCGATCGTGGGCGCGCTCGGCGGCGAGGCGACCGTCGAGGACGGACCGAACGAGATCGCCGACGGCATCCAGATCACCGAACCCGCCCGCGGCACCCAGATCCTCGACGCCCTCGAGGCGACCGACGGCGAGGTGATCGCGCTCGGGCCGGACCCCGTCGAGAGCGCGCTCGACCGCCTCCACCGCGGCGGCTTCTACGTCGAACCGACGGCCGCCGTCGCGCCCGCCGCGCTCCGGCGCTACCGCGAGGAGGGCGTCGTCGACGACGACGAGGACGTCGTCGTGCCGCTGACGGGTAGCGGGCTGAAGACGCTCTAG
- a CDS encoding succinylglutamate desuccinylase/aspartoacylase family protein, which translates to MTTTLGTASAAPGELATGRLEVGETRDGSPAGLPVAVVNGATPGKTLYVQAVSDGDELNGVGVLQRVLPRLDPAELSGTILVVGIVNYHAFQVAEHRNPIDDTKMNRAYPGNETGTSSERIAHATFEAATRADLILDLHQGSTSRMIDEVRVRCGRRHRLHDECLELAKVFGCGYVLDQKGPDGQLARTAPDEGIPTVDPELGGCVGWDETSIEKGVAGVFNVLRYYGFLDGDVSRDPQTRAKGFEQYGAPNGGLVRFHKDLGDAVRAGETLFEVTTTFGEPKAEVTADGDGILWRTRRLPQVATGEYVCSVGTDIDSY; encoded by the coding sequence ATGACGACCACGCTCGGCACGGCGAGCGCGGCTCCCGGCGAACTCGCCACGGGCCGTCTCGAGGTCGGCGAGACCAGAGACGGGAGCCCGGCGGGGCTCCCCGTCGCCGTGGTGAACGGCGCGACCCCGGGGAAGACGCTCTACGTGCAGGCGGTCAGCGACGGCGACGAACTCAACGGCGTCGGCGTCCTCCAGCGCGTACTCCCGCGGCTCGACCCCGCCGAACTCTCGGGGACGATCCTCGTCGTGGGCATCGTCAACTACCACGCCTTCCAGGTGGCCGAACACCGCAACCCCATCGACGACACGAAGATGAACCGCGCTTACCCCGGCAACGAGACGGGGACCTCGAGCGAGCGCATCGCCCACGCGACGTTCGAGGCGGCCACCCGCGCGGACCTCATCCTCGACCTCCACCAGGGTTCGACCAGCCGGATGATCGACGAGGTGCGCGTCCGCTGTGGCCGGCGCCACCGCCTCCACGACGAGTGTCTCGAACTCGCGAAGGTCTTCGGCTGTGGCTACGTCCTGGACCAGAAAGGCCCCGACGGCCAACTCGCCCGCACGGCCCCCGACGAGGGCATCCCGACTGTCGACCCCGAACTCGGCGGCTGCGTCGGCTGGGACGAGACGAGCATCGAGAAGGGCGTCGCGGGCGTCTTCAACGTCCTCCGCTACTACGGCTTCCTCGACGGCGACGTCTCCCGTGACCCCCAGACCCGCGCGAAAGGCTTCGAGCAGTACGGCGCGCCCAACGGCGGCCTCGTCCGCTTTCACAAGGACCTCGGCGACGCCGTCCGCGCCGGCGAGACGCTGTTCGAGGTGACGACCACCTTCGGCGAGCCGAAAGCCGAGGTGACCGCCGACGGCGACGGCATCCTCTGGCGGACGCGCCGACTCCCGCAGGTCGCCACCGGCGAGTACGTCTGCTCGGTCGGCACCGACATCGACTCCTACTGA
- a CDS encoding MFS transporter, with protein sequence MSVEEGPTAEEADPLDAFRQFFALERDVLVLSLAMFAFSLGFQMTSRYMAEYLYALGTGAVIVGVFGSVGNVISALYPYPGGAISDRIGSRYALTVFGLLSTVGFAVWLVAPWLGPLAVPAVFLGLFLSQAWKSFGLGASFAIVKQAVPPSQLAAGFASTETFRRTAFLVGPLIAAALFYPFGSGDADVVLAFQLILLVAVVFGVLGTAAQHLLYDPGGDSFGTEFEGVSQLVADLRNLPAELRPLLVADTLVRFANGMVYVFFVVVVTRFLGTGLDLAAPAVGDLSLSPQSYFGVLLGLEMLVALLTMVPVAKAAERVGLKPVVALGFFVYAIFPILLINAPPGDAAVLAALFAFSGLRFAGLPAHKALIVGPAETGAGGRVTGAYYLVRNLIVIPSAALGGLLWAGFSNPLTGEEVFAGDPTVAFGIATAVGLVGTGYFALFGEEFEAYT encoded by the coding sequence ATGAGCGTCGAGGAAGGTCCGACGGCGGAGGAAGCCGACCCGCTGGACGCGTTCCGCCAGTTCTTCGCGCTCGAACGGGACGTCCTCGTCCTCTCGCTGGCGATGTTCGCGTTCAGCCTCGGCTTCCAGATGACCAGCCGGTACATGGCCGAGTACCTCTACGCGCTGGGGACGGGCGCGGTGATCGTCGGCGTCTTCGGCTCGGTCGGCAACGTCATCAGCGCGCTCTACCCCTACCCCGGCGGGGCGATCTCGGACCGGATCGGCTCGCGGTACGCCCTGACCGTCTTCGGCCTGCTCTCGACGGTCGGCTTCGCCGTCTGGCTCGTCGCCCCGTGGCTGGGCCCGCTTGCGGTCCCGGCGGTCTTCCTCGGGTTGTTCCTCTCGCAGGCGTGGAAGTCCTTCGGCCTCGGGGCCTCCTTCGCAATCGTCAAACAGGCCGTCCCGCCCTCGCAACTGGCCGCGGGGTTCGCCAGCACCGAGACGTTCCGCCGGACGGCGTTCCTCGTCGGCCCGCTGATCGCCGCGGCCCTCTTCTACCCGTTCGGTTCGGGCGACGCCGACGTCGTCCTCGCGTTCCAGTTGATCCTCCTCGTCGCGGTCGTCTTCGGCGTCCTCGGCACCGCCGCCCAACATCTCCTCTACGACCCCGGCGGCGACAGCTTCGGCACGGAGTTCGAGGGCGTCTCGCAACTGGTCGCGGACCTGCGGAACCTGCCCGCCGAGTTGCGCCCGCTGCTCGTGGCCGACACGCTCGTCCGGTTCGCCAACGGCATGGTCTACGTCTTCTTCGTCGTCGTCGTCACCCGCTTCCTCGGGACCGGCCTCGACCTCGCGGCCCCCGCCGTCGGCGACCTCTCGCTCTCCCCGCAGTCGTACTTCGGAGTGTTGCTCGGCCTCGAGATGCTCGTCGCGTTGCTCACGATGGTCCCCGTCGCGAAGGCCGCCGAGCGCGTCGGCCTGAAACCCGTCGTCGCGCTGGGCTTTTTCGTCTACGCGATCTTTCCGATCCTGCTGATCAACGCGCCGCCGGGCGACGCCGCCGTCCTCGCCGCGCTGTTCGCGTTCTCCGGGCTCCGCTTTGCGGGCCTGCCCGCGCACAAGGCGCTGATCGTCGGCCCCGCCGAGACCGGCGCCGGCGGCCGCGTGACGGGCGCGTACTACCTCGTGCGCAACCTGATCGTCATCCCGAGCGCCGCGCTCGGCGGCCTCCTCTGGGCGGGCTTCTCGAACCCGCTCACCGGCGAGGAGGTCTTCGCGGGCGACCCCACCGTCGCGTTCGGGATCGCGACCGCCGTCGGCCTCGTCGGGACGGGCTACTTCGCGCTGTTCGGCGAGGAGTTCGAGGCCTACACCTGA
- a CDS encoding MOSC domain-containing protein, whose product MSRRGTIEGIFVAPDAGEPMERVESVEAVAGRGLRGDRYFDERGLYDRREDLPPGADVTLIEVEALEAARRDEETALDPADTRRNLLTRDVPLNHLVDREFRAGDATLVGDRLCEPCSYMQSLAGVDGAVSALVHRGGLEATIVESGTVAAGDAVEF is encoded by the coding sequence ATGAGCCGACGCGGAACGATCGAGGGGATATTCGTCGCCCCGGACGCGGGCGAACCGATGGAGCGCGTCGAGTCTGTCGAGGCGGTCGCCGGCCGCGGCCTCCGCGGGGACCGCTACTTCGACGAGCGGGGGCTCTACGACCGCCGCGAGGACCTCCCGCCGGGCGCCGACGTGACGCTGATCGAGGTCGAGGCGCTGGAAGCGGCCCGCCGGGACGAGGAGACGGCGCTCGACCCCGCCGACACCCGGCGGAACCTCCTCACGCGCGACGTCCCGCTGAACCACCTCGTCGACCGCGAGTTCCGGGCCGGCGACGCGACGCTCGTCGGCGACCGACTCTGTGAACCCTGCAGTTACATGCAGTCGCTCGCCGGCGTCGACGGCGCCGTCTCCGCGCTCGTCCACCGCGGCGGGCTGGAGGCGACGATCGTCGAGTCGGGGACGGTCGCGGCCGGCGACGCCGTCGAGTTCTGA
- a CDS encoding thioredoxin family protein: protein MDDDAKPTRLADGDELDAFLDDNPVALVEFYTSGCAACQAMEPVLGNVARGTDVAVGMLNPGEDLSLVDRFDVRSVPTLVLVRDGEEVARLADGFQGASDVVAFLEEHAPEAVEAQ, encoded by the coding sequence ATGGACGACGACGCGAAACCGACTCGACTCGCCGACGGCGACGAACTGGACGCGTTCCTCGACGACAACCCCGTCGCGCTCGTGGAGTTCTACACCAGCGGCTGTGCGGCGTGTCAGGCGATGGAACCCGTGCTGGGCAACGTCGCCCGCGGGACCGACGTCGCGGTGGGGATGCTCAACCCCGGCGAGGACCTCTCGCTCGTCGACCGCTTCGACGTCCGCTCGGTCCCGACGCTCGTGCTGGTCCGCGACGGCGAGGAGGTCGCCCGACTGGCCGACGGGTTCCAGGGGGCGAGCGACGTGGTCGCGTTCCTCGAAGAACACGCTCCCGAGGCGGTCGAGGCGCAGTAG